One Lutra lutra chromosome 7, mLutLut1.2, whole genome shotgun sequence DNA window includes the following coding sequences:
- the CIB1 gene encoding calcium and integrin-binding protein 1 isoform X2, whose protein sequence is MGSSGSRLSKELLAEYQDLTFLTKQEILLAHRRFCELLPPEHRSVEESLQIRVSLEQILSLPELKANPFKERICRVFSTSPARDSLSFEDFLDLLSVFSDTATPDIKSHYAFRIFDFDDDGTLNREDLSHLVNCLTGQGEDTRLSASEMKQLIDNILEESDIDRDGTINLSEFQHVISRSPDFASSFKIVL, encoded by the exons ATGGGGAGCTCGGGCAGTCGCCTGTCCAAGGAGCTGTTGGCGGAATACCAG GACTTGACGTTCCTGACCAAGCAGGAGATCCTCCT AGCCCACAGGCGGTTTTGTGAGCTGCTTCCCCCAGAGCACCGGAGCGTGGAGGAGTCGTTGCAGATACGAGTGTCCTTGGAGCAGATCCTCAGCCTTCCAGAGCTCAAG GCCAACCCCTTCAAGGAACGAATCTGCAGGGTCTTCTCCACATCCCCGGCCAGGGACAGCCTGAGTTTTGAGGACTTCCTGGACCTTCTCAGTGTGTTCAGTGACACAGCAACTCCAGACATCAAGTCCCACTATGCCTTCCGCATCTTCG ACTTTGATGATGATGGAACCTTGAACCGAGAAGACTTGAGTCACCTCGTGAACTGCCTCACAGGACAGGGCGAGGACACACGGCTTAGTGCTTCAGAGATGAAACAGCTCATTGATAAT atcCTGGAAGAGTCCGACATTGACAGGGATGGCACCATCAACCTCTCAGAGTTTCAGCACGTCATCTCCCGGTCACCGGACTTTGCCAG CTCCTTTAAGATTGTCCTGTGA
- the CIB1 gene encoding calcium and integrin-binding protein 1 isoform X1 codes for MGSSGSRLSKELLAEYQDLTFLTKQEILLAHRRFCELLPPEHRSVEESLQIRVSLEQILSLPELKANPFKERICRVFSTSPARDSLSFEDFLDLLSVFSDTATPDIKSHYAFRIFDFDDDGTLNREDLSHLVNCLTGQGEDTRLSASEMKQLIDNILEESDIDRDGTINLSEFQHVISRSPDFARKHDPLFSCSAPLRLSCDRSHSVCPSKHPVQEAFHC; via the exons ATGGGGAGCTCGGGCAGTCGCCTGTCCAAGGAGCTGTTGGCGGAATACCAG GACTTGACGTTCCTGACCAAGCAGGAGATCCTCCT AGCCCACAGGCGGTTTTGTGAGCTGCTTCCCCCAGAGCACCGGAGCGTGGAGGAGTCGTTGCAGATACGAGTGTCCTTGGAGCAGATCCTCAGCCTTCCAGAGCTCAAG GCCAACCCCTTCAAGGAACGAATCTGCAGGGTCTTCTCCACATCCCCGGCCAGGGACAGCCTGAGTTTTGAGGACTTCCTGGACCTTCTCAGTGTGTTCAGTGACACAGCAACTCCAGACATCAAGTCCCACTATGCCTTCCGCATCTTCG ACTTTGATGATGATGGAACCTTGAACCGAGAAGACTTGAGTCACCTCGTGAACTGCCTCACAGGACAGGGCGAGGACACACGGCTTAGTGCTTCAGAGATGAAACAGCTCATTGATAAT atcCTGGAAGAGTCCGACATTGACAGGGATGGCACCATCAACCTCTCAGAGTTTCAGCACGTCATCTCCCGGTCACCGGACTTTGCCAG AAAACATGACCCACTCTTCTCTTGTTCAGCTCCTTTAAGATTGTCCTGTGACAGGAGCCACAGCGTGTGTCCCAGCAAGCACCCCGTCCAAGAGGCTTTCCACTGCTGA